A genomic segment from Triticum dicoccoides isolate Atlit2015 ecotype Zavitan chromosome 1A, WEW_v2.0, whole genome shotgun sequence encodes:
- the LOC119283372 gene encoding uncharacterized protein LOC119283372 has product MVLDREVVAFGGRLWWLDATCGAISADPFSDRPELCFVELPRGSVLPAAAPRDCPDCGDPCGGCGTSKHRRLCVSQGRLRYIEVSQEEPFVLSCFVLDNNGTGWTLEHRLDLSRYETHRYGHPWLPLKGDNTPQVGFLDPLTANVVYMSACITTLEGTPRVVFVVDMKIDLPFRSYAYRSGEPCFVPCVLPPWLGSSQIPSAGNKGVKKNKSLADVLVRADNLQKR; this is encoded by the exons ATGGTGCTGGACCGGGAGGTGGTGGCCTTCGGCGGCCGCCTGTGGTGGCTGGACGCGACCTGCGGCGCCATCTCCGCCGACCCCTTCAGCGACCGCCCGGAGCTCTGCTTCGTCGAGCTGCCGAGGGGCAGCGTGCTGCCGGCCGCCGCCCCACGGGACTGTCCCGATTGCGGGGACCCCTGCGGCGGCTGCGGCACATCGAAGCACCGGCGCCTGTGCGTCAGCCAAGGGCGGCTGCGGTACATCGAGGTCTCTCAAGAAGAGCCATTTGTGCTCAGCTGCTTCGTGCTCGACAACAATGGCACCggctggacgctggagcaccggctcgACCTCAGCCGCTACGAGACTCACCGGTACGGCCACCCGTGGCTACCCTTAAAGGGGGATAACACGCCACAAGTTGGGTTTCTTGACCCACTTACCGCCAATGTTGTCTACATGTCGGCCTGCATCACCACTCTTGAGGGTACGCCACGAGTCGTCTTCGTCGTGGACATGAAGATAGACCTTCCGTTTCGGAGTTATGCGTATAGATCGGGCGAACCCTGCTTCGTACCTTGTGTTCTTCCGCCGTGGCTTGGATCGAGCCAGATCCCTTCTGCAG GCAACAAAGGTGTTAAGAAGAACAAGAGTTTGGCAGATGTTCTGGTTCGTGCAGACAATCTGCAGAAGAGATGA